The genomic stretch TGACAGAGCACAAATCTCGCTGAATAGAGGTGCGAAAAAAGGAAACTTCTATCATAATACAGGAGAAGGTGGAATCTCGCCTCACCATTTGGAAGGCGGAGATTTATGCTGGCAAATAGGAACCGGATATTTTGGTTGTAGAGACGAGGAAGGTAAATTTAATCCTGAATTATTTACAAAATATTCTAATCTTCCAAGTGTGAAAATGGTTGAAATTAAGTTATCTCAAGGTGCAAAACCTGGGCATGGCGGAGTTTTACCAGGAGTAAAAAACACACCTGAAATCGCAAAAATACGTCATGTCACACCGGGAGTAACTATTATTTCCCCTCCTTCGCATTCATCTTTCTCTGATGCTGCCGGATTATTGAGGTTTGTACAACAGTTGAGAGAACTTTCCGGAGGAAAACCTGTTGGTTTTAAATTGTGTATCGGTGATACTAAAGAGTTTGAAGATATTTGCGTTCAGATGAATGTTCTGAAAATCTATCCTGATTTTATAACCATTGACGGAGCAGAAGGAGGAACCGGAGCTGCACCACCGGAGTTTTCGGATGGAGTAGGTATGCCTTTGGAACCAGCTTTAATATTTGTCAATCGTACGTTGAGAAATTATAACCTTAGAAATAAATTACGTGTAATAGCAAGCGGAAAAGTTCTTACGAGTTTAGATATTTTGCGAGCGGTTGCAATGGGTGCAGATATGTGTAACAATGCAAGAGGATTTATGTTTTCTCTTGGCTGTATTCAGGCTTTGAGATGTAATAACAACAATTGTCCGACGGGTGTAGCAACGCAGGATAAAATGTTGATTAAAGGACTTGATGTAACTGATAAAGCAGAAAGGGTATATCATTTCCATAAAAATACTTTACACACGTGTAATGAATTAATTGCTGCGGCAGGAAGAAGTTCTTATGAAGAAGTAGATGCAAGTATGTTTATGCGAGGAGATGAATTTGAGCATCTTTCAGATAAATATTTCCCGGATATTTTAGGGAATGTGAGATAAATAAAAAGCGCTTCAAAATATTTTGAAGCGCTTTTTGTATGTTTTAATTAATTACTTACTTATTGTTGATTAGAAGGTCTATGCACTGCTTTGTAAATTTGGAAATTAAAAACAAAAGATGCATTCTGTAGATTATAATAATTAGCATTTCTCGCGAATGCAGCTTTAGAAGGTACAATAATTACACCTTGTAAATTATAGGGGTTTGCATCTGGTAGATTTTCAAAACCTGTAAACTGTTTTAAGCCTTCTTTCAGACCTGCTATTTCATAATAGCTGCTATTCTGTCCGGCAGCAACTCTGACACTTTTTTTAACAAAATAAAATGTTGGATCAGTTACCGGGGAACCGCTTCCATCAATGGTATTTAAAAGAACTCCTGGATTACCAAGCGAGATGTTTCCGTCTGTTTCTGTAGCAAGATAATAATTGGCTCTCATCATTGTTTTAATCTGCGTAGAATCTCCAATTGCTACACCTGTTGAAGGAGGAGTGCTGTCTTCAGGCTGAGCTCCGGTTCTTTTGATGTAAATAACTCCCGAAGGAAGTGTTTGAGGATTTAGCTGAGATAGTTTTTTCTCATTGTCATCGGCTGCATCAGCAGTGAAAGCTTTGATGTTTCCCTGCAGATCTAAGTAGTTGTTATCCATGAATTTCTGAATAGCCTGCTCGTCATAAGAATTTCTTACATTGATATCTTCCGGTTCTACGAAGGTCTCCACTTCATCATCCTTTTTACAAGCTGCGAAACACAACGATCCTGCAAGGATATACAAAAATATTTTTTTCATTTCAAAAACTTTAATTACTTTACAAATAATATAACGACAAAAGTATAAAAAAATATGAGAATAGATAAATTTTTATGGAGCATTCGTTTTTATAAAACAAGATCGGTATCGGCAGATGAAATAAAAAAGAACCGGGTTTCTATCGGAAACTCAGTTGTGAAGTCCTCCAAAGAAGTAAAAGAAGGAGATGTTATCAAAATTCGTAAAAATCAAATTGAGTATAAAATTAAGGTAATACAGATCCCTAAAAGTAGAATTGGAGCTAAATTGGTGCCGCTTCATATCAAAGATGTGACCGATAAAGATCAGTATGAGCAATTGATGATGCGGAAAATGTCTCAGGAATACTACCGAAACAGAGGAGAAGGAAGACCTACCAAAAAAGACAGAAGAGACATGGATGGATATGTAGAAAACGATGTCACTGCTGATTTTACAGATTGGGACGATTTTTTTGGTGAAGACGGCAGTGATGCTGAAACCAAGGATTAAAATAATTAATGAATAGAAAAGCTCTAGAGATAGAGCTTTTCTATTATTTCCTGAATGATGTCTTCAGGATCCTTTTGATCGGTATTAATGCTAAGCTGAGCTTTGCTGTAATACACATTTCGCTCAAATAAATGTTTGGCAATAAATTCAGGAAGATCTTCATCTGCAATTTTTGCAATCAAAGGTCTCTTTTCCTTCTGCTTTGAAATTCTTTCTGCTAAAGTAGCGATAGAAGCTCTCAAAAAAACACTCGCCGAATTATTATTAATGATTTCCATATTATTATAATACACCGGCGTTCCCCCGCCCAGACTCAAAACTATGTTTTCCTGGGTAGCTAAAATCTCCTCTAAAGTTTCTCTTTCTAACTTTCTAAAGTAAATTTCTCCCTTTTTTTCGAATATTTCAGGAATAGTCAATTTATTTCGTCGAGAAATTTCTTTATCGAGGTCAATTAATTTAAAATTTATTTTGTCGCTTAATATTTTGGAAATGTGAGATTTGCCACTCCCCATGTACCCTACTAGTGAAATTATCATGAAATTATTTTAAACAAATTTGCGAAAAAGTTTTGAGATAATGAAAAAAGTCCTATCTTTGCACCACTAAAAACAAGGGACATTACTTAACAATGAAACTTGATAATAAAGTGACCGACTCGGTAGCTCAGCTGGTAGAGCAATACACTTTTAATGTATGGGTCCTGGGTTCGAATCCCAGCCGGGTCACTAGCAAAAAATTACTAGAATTCTGTAATTTTATTGCCTGTGTGGTGAAATTGGTAGACACGCCATCTTGAGGGGGTGGTTTCCTAAGGATGTGCTGGTTCGAGTCCAGTCGCAGGCACTGCAAAAAAAAATATTTGATTAATAATTGATATTTTATAAAAATAATTTTATATTTGTCGACGTTAATTTAATGTGACCGACTCGGTAGCTCAGCTGGTAGAGCAATACACTTTTAATGTATGGGTCCTGGGTTCGAATCCCAGCCGGGTCACAAGTTTACTGAAAAGTAAATTTTTTTCATATTAATATTTTGTGATTTGGTGTTCAAAGGCTTCCTTCCGGAAGCCTTTGATTTTTTGTTTCAGTCCAAATGCATATTGTCAATCAATCTTACTCCGTCTACATTTACTACAATAAATGCTCTGTAAGAATTTTCATTTTCTTTTTGATCAATTTCTTTTAATGTATCCTCGTCAGCAATTAAAAAATATTCCAATTCCATATTTTCCTGGTTGCTGAAAATTTCATTTATCTTTTCCTTAATTTCAGAAACAGAAATGTTTTTAAACCATTCTTTAACTTTAATTAAAGTTTCAAAAATAATTTTAGCATCGCTTTTTCTTTCTTCAGCAAGACGTTGGTTTCTGGAGCTTAAAGCTAAACCGTTTTCGGCTCTGTAGATAGAAACGCCTATTATTTTAATAGGGAGTTGCTTTTTCTCAACCATTTTACTGATAATTGCCAATTGCTGGAAGTCTTTTTCTCCGAAATACGCATTGTTTGGTTTTACCTGTCTGAAAAGTTCTTCAACGACAGTTCCAACACCGTCAAAGTGTCCGGGTCTTGATTTTCCTTCCATTTCATTTTCCAGTCCGTCATAATCATAATGCTGGCTTTCTGTTTTCTCAGGATAAATATCTTCAACCTGCGGAAGGTAAACAGCATCTACCAAACCGGAATTTTCAAGAATAGATATATCGCGGTCAGTATCTCTTGGGTATTTTTCCAGATCTCCGGCATTGTTAAACTGTGTAGGATTTACAAAAATTGAAGAAATCACCAAGTCATTTTCTTTTCTTGCAGCCTCATACAATGATAGATGACCATTGTGTAAAGCTCCCATCGTAGGTGCAAAACCTATTTTTTTGCCCATTTCCTTCTGTCTTTCTATAAAATCCTGAAGTGTTTTTTTGTTTTTTAGAACTTCCATAGTTTGTTTTAATAACAATTCAAAAATACTAAATATTAAGATATTCATTTTTAGTTTTCATGCATTATCTTGAGAACTATCGTAAAAAAATGTTAATTAGGATAATGTTGAATGTTTTTTCGTAATTTTGCATATTAAGCGTTATTTAAAAATTATATAAAAAATTATATGCCCAATCAGAAAATACTGTACATTACCACAGAGATGTACCCTTATCAGGAAGACACAAATTTAGGAGCGGTGGTAAACAAGATGGCACTTAAAATGCACCAAGAAGGCAATGATGTAAGAGTTTTTATGCCAAGATTCGGACAGATAAGTGAGAGAAAATTCCAGTTACATGAGGTAATTCGTCTTTCAGGGATGAATATTATCATTAATGATTTAGATCAGCCCTTAATTATTAAAGTGGCTTCACTTCCGGGCGAGAGACTGCAGGTTTATTTCATCGATAACGAAGAATATTTCAAAAGAAAGCAATATTATTTTGATGATGCAGGAGTAGCGTTTGAGGATAATGATGAGAGAGCTATATTCTTTGCACGTGGTGTAATAGAGACAATCAAAAAACTAAACTGGGTGCCGGATGTAATCCACTTAAATGGATGGATGTCTTCTTTTGTGCCTATTTATCTGAAAACATACTACAAATCTGATACTTATTTCAAAGATGCAAAAATTGTACTTTCACTATATAATGAGAAAAATGCAGCTTTGGCAGGAAATGTAAGTGACAAACTGAAGTTTGATAATATTTCAGACTTAAATGCGTTAAATAACCCAAGCTTCGAGAGTTTCGTAATTGAAAGTATGAATTACGTAGACGAAGTTGTAAAAGGTGACGAGTTTTTGAACGGTGATCTTGATAAAGGCTTCAACGAAACAGCTACATCAAAATCTGAATACCTAGATGTAGACTCTATCAGTAAATTATATTAATATACATTTTGATGATTTATAATATTAGAAAATTTTTCACCATCCTTTCTGTAATGGTTTTAGGTGGTGTTTTGGTTTATAACTGTGAGCCGGAGCCAGATTCTTTAGGTGAACAATTATTTTTGAATGGTGCGGCAGAAGGAAATGAAACTTCTTATGATCTTATTGCTTACAACATAGATAATAATGATACAATAAGAACAGATGCATTTAAGTTATTAAGTCTTGTGAGCTCTGGTTCAACTACTTCCACAGCAGTTTTAGGAGCTTTTAATGAGAAGCAGTTTGGGAAGCAGAAAGCTTCTTATTTTACTCAGGTAAGATTAGCTGCCAATAATCCTGATTTTGGAACGGATGCGGTGGTTGATTCTGTAGTTCTTGTTCTTAAACCAATTGTAAGCGTAGATTCTCTTAAAACTACTACAGATGAAAGTTATGTTTTCCCTAATGGAAATGTAGACGCTAAAAAAGTTGTGAATACATATCCTATTAAAAAATATGGTAAAGCAAAACTTAACGGAGGTAAACTTACCTTACAAGTAAACGAAGTTACCGAATTTATGAATGGACTTAATGATATTGTCTATTCTAATAAAAACTTCGATACAAATCCTACAGCTTTAGGTTCAAAAGAAATTAAAGATGGAAGTGTAAGCTCTGTTGTCATTACAAAAGATTCTGACAATACTGAATTATTTACTGCATCTGCACCTTCAGTGAGAATTCCGCTGACAGCATCGGTTTTCCAAACTAAAATTATAGACAAAAAGGGACAGCCTGAATTAAGTGATGTTTCTAATTTTATCAGACATTTCAAAGGTTTAAAAGTTTCTGTAGTTGAAGAAGATGGTTATTTATTCCAGTTTACTCCAAACGATATGCAGCTTATCATGTACTACAAAAGTGATAAAATTGAAAACGGAGTTAAAACAAGACCTCAAACAACATACGAGTTTGCTATAAAAGGTTCTAATATGCATTCTGCTTATTATGAATACGACAGAACAAATGCTATCATTAATGATTATGCTAACGGAAATACTACAACAGGAGACTTGAAGCTTTATGCACAAGGAATGGGAGGTAATTCTATTGGTATCAAATTTAAAGAGGAAGAGATTGCTAAACTGAAAAAGCTTTATCAAGATGATAAAGCAGCAATCATTACTGCGAAAATCAGGATCTATACGGATGAAGCTACTTGGTCTACTCCTTATGCGAAGCCAACAGCGAGTGATTTTACTATCGTTCAAAAAGATAAAGATGCAAATGGAAAAGAAACAACAGCATTTACAGCAGATTATACTTCTTTAGGAGCATTATTTATTCCTGTAAGAGCTTATAATACAGATAAAAATCCTGCTTATTATGATTTTACGGTAACGCAGTCTTTAAAAGATATTGTTGAATCTGGAGCTGCTTATAATAATAAATATTTCAAAATTGATCTTGCTCAGTTTGCACCGAACTCTTCAGGTACTGTAGCAGGGTATAATTATACAACAAGAGCGTTTTCAATGTTACGAACTGTCTTTGTAGGTTCTGACCCTTCAAATCAGAACAAAATACAGTTAAAAGTTACTTACGGGACAAAAAAATAAAATATTAAAATACATTTGATTAAAATATGTGCGGAATAGTTGGTTATACAGGTTTTCAGGATGCTTATGATATTGTTATCAACGGTCTTAGAAGACTAGAATATAGAGGTTATGATAGTGCCGGTATTGTTTTAGAAAATACAGAAAACAGTTTTAGCGTCGAAAAGACTAAAGGGAAGGTTGATGATTTGGTCAATATTTCTAATAATTTAAAAGGAACGTCCAAAATAGGAATGGGGCATACACGTTGGGCAACTCATGGTGTACCAAGTGATAGAAATTCACATCCTCATGTTTCAAATAATAATAAAATAGCACTTGTTCATAACGGAATCATTGAAAATTATGATACAATTAAAACAATGCTTACCGAGAAAGGTTTTTCTTTCAAATCGGAAACTGATACGGAAGTTTTGGTTAATCTAATCCAGTATTTTACAGATATTAATCCTGAGATAGATTTTCCTGAAGCAGTAAGATATGCCCTAAACGAAGTGTATGGTGCTTATGCAATTACTGTAATGCACGAAGATCATCCGGGAGTTTTGGTTGTTGCAAGATTGGGTTCTCCGTTAGCAATTGGGATTGGTGATAAAGAATATTTTATTGCCTCTGATGCATCTCCTTTTGTTGAGTTTACGAAAGAAGCTATTTATCTGGAAGAAGGTCATATGGCAACTATATCTTTAGAAGGAGGGGTAGACATTAGAACAATTACCGAAAATTCTAAGATAATTCCTGAAATTCAGGAGCTGAAATTAAGTTTAGAGCAAATCGAAAAAGGTGGATATGAGCATTTTATGCTTAAAGAAATTTTCGAACAGCCAAAATCTATTCATGATACAATGAGAGGAAGACTTATTGTAAATGAAGGAGTTATTAAAATGGCCGGAATCTGGGATCATCTTGAAAGATTTAAAAATGCAAACAGAATCATCATTATCGCTTGCGGTACTTCGTGGCATGCAGGTCTTATTGGTGAATATCTGATCGAAGAATTTGCAAGAGTTCCTGTAGAAGTAGAATATGCTTCAGAATTCAGATATAGAAATCCTATTATTACAGATAAAGATGTTGTAATTGCTATTTCTCAGTCAGGAGAAACTGCAGATACTATGGCTGCTTTAAAATTAGCTAAAGAAAAAGGTGCATTTATATATGGTATATGTAATGTCGTTGATTCTTCGATTGCGAGAATTACAGATGCAGGATCTTATACCCATGCAGGACCAGAAATTGGTGTTGCTTCTACCAAAGCATTTACAGCTCAGTTGACGATTCTTTCATTAATAGCATTAAAATTAGGAAAGCACAATGGTAATTTAGGAAATGCAGATTTTATGAGTCTAATTTCTGAATTGGATGCTCTTCCTAAAAAAATTGAAGAAGTTCTGGAAGCTACTCACGAGCTTACTCAGCATATTGCAAAAGACTTTATCAATGCAACCAATTTCCTTTATTTAGGAAGAGGATACAATTATCCTGCAGCATTGGAAGGAGCTCTTAAATTGAAAGAAATTTCATACATTCATGCAGAAGGCTATCCTGCTGCTGAAATGAAGCACGGCCCTATTGCATTAATTGACGAAAATATGCCAATTGTTATCATTGCTCCAAAAAGAGGTCATTATGATAAGATTGTAAGCAATGTACAAGAAATTAAAGCAAGAAAAGGTAAAGTAATTGCGGTGGTAAACAAAGGAGATACACAGGTAAGCGCAATGGCTGACTATGTGATAGAAATTCCTGAAACATCAGAATGTTTTTCTCCAATAGTAGCTTCAGTGCCTTTACAGCTATTAGCTTATTATATAGCGGTGTATAGGGGAGCCAACGTAGATCAGCCAAGAAATCTTGCAAAATCAGTAACTGTAGAGTAAAAAGGACTTGGAAATAAAATAAGTTCAGGTTTTTTTCGTTATTATAAAAAAAATCTTAAAAGTTTCTTAAAAAAATTATATATTTACGGCTTAATTATAAAAATTAACATGAAAAGGATATTTCTTTTATTATTGTCTGCGTCGGTAGCATCGGTATCTTGTTCAGGTGGTGGATCTTCTTCTGTAGGGAAGCCTGGAACAAAAGGAGAATTGATACCTAGAGAAAAAACAAAATCATTCGTTGCACAGAGACCTTATGGTATGGTGGCAATTCCTGGCGGTTCTTTTATTGCTGGTATGGCCGATGAATCATTTACCAATAACGGTGAAACTGCACCTTTGAAAACGGTAACTGTTGCTCCTTTCTTTATGGATGAAGCAGAAACTACTAATGCAGAATACAGAGTTTTCATCAATTATGTAAGAGATTCTATCGCTAGAACTATGCTTGCTGAAGCAGCAGGTGAAGGCGGTGAAGGTGGCGGCCGAGGTGCAAGCATCGGAGATTACGCTTATCTTGCTAAAAAAGAAGAAGACCTTACACCTTATCAGGAATATCTTGAAGGAGCTGGTGGAAGAGATGATGGTTTCGATGCAAGCAAAAAATTAGACTGGAAAATTCCATTACACTGGAATACGTCTAAATATCCTGATGTAGAATACGCTGAAGTTCTTGAGTCTATGTATTTACCTGCATCTTCTAGAGTAGGTAGCGAAAGACTTATTGATGTAAGCAAACTAAAATACAATTATAGATGGGGAGATATGGATGCTGCCCTTGCTGATAACGAAAGAGGTGTAAACTTCTTGAGAAGCGAAAGCATTGCAATCTATCCAGATACAACAGTTTGGGTTAATGATTTCCACTTTACTTATAATGAGCCTTTATTTGAGCAGTATTTCTGGCACAAAGCTTACAAAGATTATCCTGTTGTTGGGGTAACTTGGGATCAGGCAAGAGCATACTGTGACTTCAGAACTAAATTGAAGTCTGATTATAATGAAAGCTTGAAAAGAAAACAACAAAGACCTTTACGTTTCCGTCTTCCTAATGAAATGGAGTGGGAATACGCAGCAAGAGGTGGTAAGCAAAATGCTACTTATCCTTGGGGTGGTCCTTATTTGATGGATGATAGAGGTTGTTATCTAGCAAACTTCAAGCCAAAGAGAGGTAGCTATATGGAAGATGAGATAAAAGGTACGTATACTTACACAGCACCGGTAAAAAAATTCAAAAAGAATACTTTTGGGTTATTTGATATGGCTGGTAACGTATCTGAGTGGACTGATTCAGGATACAACAATTCTGCATACGGATTCTCTTCTACTTTAAATCCTTCTATTAAATCTAAAACAGACGACAAAAAATCAGTAAGAGGAGGTTCTTGGAAAGATGTTGGTTATATGTTGATGACAGGTGCAAGAGACTGGGAAAACAAAGATTCTGCTAGAAGTTATATCGGTTTCAGAACGGTACAAGATATTCCTGAAGCAGCTGTTAAAGCGAAAAGAGTTAACAGATAATATTGCTTAAATCATTTTTATTATCAATTCATAACACTTAAAAAAACTAACTTATATGTTTAAGACTAAAGATGCTTGGATGAATTTCTTCTATTCATTCGGTGCTGCAATTGTAATTCTTGGAGCTTGGCTTAAAATTACTCACATTACCTTGGGACCTATTAACGGAAACATCGCTCTTACCGTAGGGCTTGTAACTGAGGCAATTATCTTTATCATTTTTGCATTCGACCCTCCTGCTGCTGAAGAGTCGTACCACTGGGAAAACGTTTATCCTGAATTGTTGGATAAGCATGCAAACCCAAATCCTTTACATTCAAACATTTCTGCTAAAAATACAAGCGCTCAGTTTGCTGAGCTGGAGAACTCTCTTTCAACTAAGTTAGATAAAATGCTTCAGGATGCTAAGCTTGATGTACAATTGTTTGACAGATTAAGAACAGGGATTGATAAATTTTCAAACTCAGTAGATCAAATCAACCAAACTGTTGATGTATCTGCTTCTACACACAAATATAATGATCAGTTAAACAAAGCTGCTGCACACATGGAAAGCATGAATGCTCTTTATGCAATGCAGTTAGAAAACGGTCAGAGACAATCAGATTTTGCTAAAAAATATGTTGATGATATGCAGAAATCAGCAGAGCAATCTGAGAAATTTAATCAAGAATTACAAGGTTTAACTACTAACTTAAACAGCTTAAATAGAGTTTATGGTGGTATGTTAACTGCTATGAAGTCATAATCCTTAACCATTAATTAAATAAAACTAAAGAAAAGAGAATGGCAAAAGGAAAACAGACTCCACGTCAGAAGATGATCAACCTAATGTATTTGGTGTTCATCGCTATGATGGCCCTAAACATTGATGTTGAAATCATCAGATCGTATTACGATTCTACAAGAGCCCTAAATGAAACAAGGTTTTTGACAGAGCAAAAAAATGAAGATATTTTTGAAAAAACATTAGAGGCAAAAGCTCAGCAAGTACCTGACACTTATGCTACACCTTGGGAACAGTATAAAACACTGAAGAGCAAGATTGATGTTTTGGTAAGCTCTGCAGAAGATATTAAAGTTACGCTGAAAAAGCAATCAGACTTCCATGATAAAGATCCTAAAACAGGAAAAGACATGGACGTAAGTGAGAACTTCTCAGCATTGAATAATAATGAGGCTACAACTGAATATTTCTTTAAAGATGGCGACGAAAATTCTCCTTCTCCAAAAGCTTTGGAGCTTAAAAAGAAATTGGATGACGTAAGATCTTATATTGTAGCTACTTTTGGAGGTAACGCACAGTTATTGAAATTAGTTGAAAGAGCAAACAGATCCATCATTGCAGACTATCCTGCCGGAAAATCTCCGAATGGTAAGACTTGGTTTCAGAATAAATTCTATCACCAACCTCTTATTGCTGCGATTTCAAATCTTGAGATTATTCAGAATGACGCAAGAAACGTACAATCGGATGCATTGGCGTTGATGCTTCAGGAAAAAGTAGATGCTAGTATTAAGTTTACAAGTTATGAAGCGATTGTTTCTGCTCCAACAGATGTTCAAGCTGGTAAAAAAGCTGAAGCGGTTGTAATGCTTGGTAACTATTCAAACAGTAGTAAAATCAGCATCAGTGGTGTAAGCAGACAAGAAAACGGTAAAGGATATCTTCCTTTAAATACTGGAGGTCTTGGAGAGAAAAAGATTGGTGGAGTAATTACTTTAACAGATGCTACAGGAAAAGCTCAGCAATTCCCGTTCACACATACTTATAATGTAATCGCTGGTCCTCAACAGGTAAAACTAGAACAAGGGCTATTGCTTTCTGCTGATAAGATGAATGTAATGTATAGAGGATTAGAAAACCCTGTTACAGGATCTATCCTTGGTGCAGACAATGCTAAACTATCTTTATCTGCTCCGGGAGCAGTGGTTAAGAATACTGGTAAAGGTAAGTGGAATGTTGTTCCATCTACTGGAAATATTGTGAAATTAACTCTATCAGGTACAGATCCTACTGGAAAAACAGTATCGCAAGTATTTGAATATAGAATTAAGGGAGTTCCTAGACCACAAGGTCAGATCAGAGGAAAGGCTGTTAATTTTATGCCTGTTGGTTCTATTCCAAATCAAATTGTTGCTGCGGCATTACCTGATTTTGATTTCCCGGTTTCGTTTACTGTTAACAGTTTCATTTTGAAACTTCCAGGCAGAGCTGGTACTATGATTCAAGGTAACTCATTATCTTCTGCAGAAGGGTTAATCAGAAATCTTAGACCGGGTGATGTTGTTCAGATTTATGATATCCAAGCTACGGCTACTGGACTTGGTAATCAACGATTGAAAGAAATATCACCAGTTATTATCAATGTTCAATAACATTAATTTGTAAATTCATATTATGAAAAAATATATTAGCAGTCTTTTAGTATTAGCTTCTGGGTTTGCATTTTCTCAGACTATTCTAAATGCTTCTTCACCGGAAGAATTCAGACAGATGAGAGCTGAAAATATGAAAAAAGTAGGAGATACTGTTATCAGCAATAAAATAACCCCACTTGAATATGGCTTTGTAGATGAAAAAGACATCTTAAAAAGTATGATGGTTTGGGAAATAATTGACCTTAATGATAAAATTAATCAGCCATTCTACTATGATAATCCCAATGGATTAACATCTAGAACTACAAGATCTTTGTATCAGATTTTATTAGATGCAGCTTTAAGTGGCCAGATTGATGAAGTTTATGAAGATGAAAACTTTTCTACTAAATCTACTCCTGAAGCGATTAGAAAGAAGTTGGAGAGTGAAAGAATTGATGATGAATTAATTGAAATTATTAACTCTGGAAGAACTCCTACAGAGGCCGAGAAAAAGCAATATGTAGACTTAATCAGAACAACTACTGATAAAGTTAAAGTTCTAAAGATTATGGGAATGTGGTTCATCGACAAAAGAGATGGTATGATGAAATACAGACCTATTGGTATTGCTGCAATGGGACCTGACCCAACTTCAATTGGAAGAATAGGACCAGATGGTCAGCCTTTAGCTGGAGCCGACGAATTAGTTGATTTATTTTGGGTTTATTATCCAAAAGCAAGAGATATTTTAGCAAACAATTATGTCTACAACAGAGCAAATTCGTCAGCGGATTTATCTTTTGATGATATAATTAATGCAAGAAGATTCTCTTCAATCA from Chryseobacterium indoltheticum encodes the following:
- the glmS gene encoding glutamine--fructose-6-phosphate transaminase (isomerizing) codes for the protein MCGIVGYTGFQDAYDIVINGLRRLEYRGYDSAGIVLENTENSFSVEKTKGKVDDLVNISNNLKGTSKIGMGHTRWATHGVPSDRNSHPHVSNNNKIALVHNGIIENYDTIKTMLTEKGFSFKSETDTEVLVNLIQYFTDINPEIDFPEAVRYALNEVYGAYAITVMHEDHPGVLVVARLGSPLAIGIGDKEYFIASDASPFVEFTKEAIYLEEGHMATISLEGGVDIRTITENSKIIPEIQELKLSLEQIEKGGYEHFMLKEIFEQPKSIHDTMRGRLIVNEGVIKMAGIWDHLERFKNANRIIIIACGTSWHAGLIGEYLIEEFARVPVEVEYASEFRYRNPIITDKDVVIAISQSGETADTMAALKLAKEKGAFIYGICNVVDSSIARITDAGSYTHAGPEIGVASTKAFTAQLTILSLIALKLGKHNGNLGNADFMSLISELDALPKKIEEVLEATHELTQHIAKDFINATNFLYLGRGYNYPAALEGALKLKEISYIHAEGYPAAEMKHGPIALIDENMPIVIIAPKRGHYDKIVSNVQEIKARKGKVIAVVNKGDTQVSAMADYVIEIPETSECFSPIVASVPLQLLAYYIAVYRGANVDQPRNLAKSVTVE
- the porK gene encoding T9SS ring complex lipoprotein PorK/GldK translates to MKRIFLLLLSASVASVSCSGGGSSSVGKPGTKGELIPREKTKSFVAQRPYGMVAIPGGSFIAGMADESFTNNGETAPLKTVTVAPFFMDEAETTNAEYRVFINYVRDSIARTMLAEAAGEGGEGGGRGASIGDYAYLAKKEEDLTPYQEYLEGAGGRDDGFDASKKLDWKIPLHWNTSKYPDVEYAEVLESMYLPASSRVGSERLIDVSKLKYNYRWGDMDAALADNERGVNFLRSESIAIYPDTTVWVNDFHFTYNEPLFEQYFWHKAYKDYPVVGVTWDQARAYCDFRTKLKSDYNESLKRKQQRPLRFRLPNEMEWEYAARGGKQNATYPWGGPYLMDDRGCYLANFKPKRGSYMEDEIKGTYTYTAPVKKFKKNTFGLFDMAGNVSEWTDSGYNNSAYGFSSTLNPSIKSKTDDKKSVRGGSWKDVGYMLMTGARDWENKDSARSYIGFRTVQDIPEAAVKAKRVNR
- the porL gene encoding type IX secretion system motor protein PorL/GldL, with the protein product MFKTKDAWMNFFYSFGAAIVILGAWLKITHITLGPINGNIALTVGLVTEAIIFIIFAFDPPAAEESYHWENVYPELLDKHANPNPLHSNISAKNTSAQFAELENSLSTKLDKMLQDAKLDVQLFDRLRTGIDKFSNSVDQINQTVDVSASTHKYNDQLNKAAAHMESMNALYAMQLENGQRQSDFAKKYVDDMQKSAEQSEKFNQELQGLTTNLNSLNRVYGGMLTAMKS
- the porM gene encoding type IX secretion system motor protein PorM/GldM — its product is MAKGKQTPRQKMINLMYLVFIAMMALNIDVEIIRSYYDSTRALNETRFLTEQKNEDIFEKTLEAKAQQVPDTYATPWEQYKTLKSKIDVLVSSAEDIKVTLKKQSDFHDKDPKTGKDMDVSENFSALNNNEATTEYFFKDGDENSPSPKALELKKKLDDVRSYIVATFGGNAQLLKLVERANRSIIADYPAGKSPNGKTWFQNKFYHQPLIAAISNLEIIQNDARNVQSDALALMLQEKVDASIKFTSYEAIVSAPTDVQAGKKAEAVVMLGNYSNSSKISISGVSRQENGKGYLPLNTGGLGEKKIGGVITLTDATGKAQQFPFTHTYNVIAGPQQVKLEQGLLLSADKMNVMYRGLENPVTGSILGADNAKLSLSAPGAVVKNTGKGKWNVVPSTGNIVKLTLSGTDPTGKTVSQVFEYRIKGVPRPQGQIRGKAVNFMPVGSIPNQIVAAALPDFDFPVSFTVNSFILKLPGRAGTMIQGNSLSSAEGLIRNLRPGDVVQIYDIQATATGLGNQRLKEISPVIINVQ
- the porN gene encoding type IX secretion system ring subunit PorN/GldN gives rise to the protein MKKYISSLLVLASGFAFSQTILNASSPEEFRQMRAENMKKVGDTVISNKITPLEYGFVDEKDILKSMMVWEIIDLNDKINQPFYYDNPNGLTSRTTRSLYQILLDAALSGQIDEVYEDENFSTKSTPEAIRKKLESERIDDELIEIINSGRTPTEAEKKQYVDLIRTTTDKVKVLKIMGMWFIDKRDGMMKYRPIGIAAMGPDPTSIGRIGPDGQPLAGADELVDLFWVYYPKARDILANNYVYNRANSSADLSFDDIINARRFSSIIYKSSNGLGDGTIKDYIPRNAEEQLAESQRIKDQILQMENDMWNY